Proteins found in one Homalodisca vitripennis isolate AUS2020 chromosome 4, UT_GWSS_2.1, whole genome shotgun sequence genomic segment:
- the LOC124359563 gene encoding yrdC domain-containing protein, mitochondrial-like, producing MWSRLVKNELSKKLVSCNWMSLLFNLPDKMFAGNVVQLNGNDSKAVSLAIDCLKNGNIIAIPTDTVYGLAVDASNSSAVASLYSVKERDISKPLAICVKNVSEIEKWGVTKDLPSGLLKSLLPGPVTVLLNRKERLNPDLNPGVKKVGIRVPGMTYPFIHLVTAALGRPLALTSANLSNEPNCIYPEEFRVLWPKLGAVFVTSVKQLEETNKSREGSTIVDLSVVGNFTITRRGIAYIQTLEILKKYGLVENV from the coding sequence ATGTGGTCAAGACTCGTGAAAAATGAATTATCAAAGAAGTTAGTATCATGTAACTGGATGTCTCTGTTGTTCAATTTACCTGACAAAATGTTTGCGGGAAACGTTGTCCAGCTGAATGGGAATGACAGTAAGGCTGTGTCTCTAGCAATAGATTGTCTGAAGAATGGTAATATCATCGCCATTCCAACCGACACTGTTTATGGACTAGCTGTTGATGCTTCCAACTCATCTGCTGTAGCTTCACTATACAGTGTGAAGGAGAGGGACATCAGTAAGCCTTTGGCTATTTGCGTTAAAAATGTGAGTGAGATTGAAAAGTGGGGAGTTACAAAAGATCTGCCATCAGGACTGTTAAAGAGTCTTCTTCCAGGACCTGTAACCGTTTTACTGAATAGAAAGGAGAGACTGAATCCTGATTTGAATCCAGGAGTGAAGAAAGTTGGAATCCGTGTACCCGGAATGACGTATCCATTCATCCACTTAGTGACAGCAGCTTTGGGACGTCCTCTAGCACTCACCAGTGCTAACTTGAGTAATGAACCCAATTGCATCTATCCAGAAGAGTTTAGAGTTCTCTGGCCTAAGTTAGGAGCAGTGTTTGTTACCAGTGTAAAACAGTTAGAGGAGACCAACAAATCTAGAGAAGGTTCCACCATTGTGGATTTAAGTGTTGTGGGTAACTTTACTATAACAAGACGGGGCATTGCTTATATTCAAACcctagaaatattaaaaaaatatggacTCGTGGagaatgtgtaa
- the LOC124359562 gene encoding DNA-directed RNA polymerase III subunit RPC10, giving the protein MSSIFCPSCANVLAVEEHLGHLRFKCRTCPYSFNITQRISNRTYPKLKEIDDVLGGSAAWENVDSTDERCPVCWHPRAYFLQIQTRSADEPMTTFYKCCSSTCGHRWRD; this is encoded by the exons ATGTCATCGATATTTTGCCCTTCTTGTGCTAATGTCCTTGCTGTAGAAGAACATCTCGGTCATTTAAGATTTAAGTGCCGCACCTGTCCTTATAGTTTTAACATAACTCAACGTATTAGCAATCGCACTTACCCGAAGCTTAAG GAAATTGATGACGTATTAGGTGGATCTGCTGCGTGGGAAAACGTAGATTCGACGGATGAGCGATGTCCTGTATGTTGGCATCCTCGAGCATATTTTCTGCAAATTCAGACTCGTTCAGCTGATGAACCCATGACAACCTTCTACAAATGCTGTAGCTCCACTTGTGGACATCGTTGGCGAGATTAG